In a genomic window of Mycobacteriales bacterium:
- a CDS encoding substrate-binding domain-containing protein, with product MARHAAAKHGAPSRWPRRVKIIAPLVVLVVIAGAITAFALGRTQNHPQAAAPPTGPCSLGTIRLSVGADPDAVGWLRDLADRYTAARHEVNHQCITPQVDALSTADAGLALRTTPVLGSTPPAVWVPESTTALNLVRATPASAAVLPATAPSIATSPMVLATSADATQAIQAAGQGPTLAKAVLRAAADPHGWGALGHPDWGVMHFSIPDPETTASGLATISAAAATTAGVAPQDLSKTMFTSSSVQGGLRALNGVTSTDQDSDALLSAARQTTSDESLRSKLGVLAVPEQDVWRYNDASPKVPLHASYPWDGSLGADYPFVTTHGQWMDPQTNKAATDFANWLRSAPAQDQLARAGLRHADGSPGALRGTGISKATFGPTPLRGEGAAAAGRTAWALITRRVSVLGLIDVSGSMSEVVQPDGQTKLDLARAAAAGSLNLFSAGDQIGLWEFSTGLDGARPYKELVSLGPADDKINGIDRRDASAAAYKSLQATGGTALYASVLAADDAAKNNYVTHGVNTIVLLTDGRNEDASGGPDLPTLLSDLQQTARSDTPVHVITIAYGKDADTDALAKIAKASGGKSFVAPDPSTIDDVFINALGAVGS from the coding sequence ATGGCACGACACGCAGCGGCCAAACATGGAGCGCCTTCGCGCTGGCCGCGTCGGGTGAAGATCATCGCACCGCTCGTCGTCCTCGTCGTCATCGCCGGTGCCATCACCGCCTTCGCCCTCGGGCGTACGCAGAACCACCCGCAGGCGGCCGCCCCGCCGACCGGTCCCTGCTCGCTCGGGACGATCCGGCTGTCGGTCGGTGCCGATCCGGACGCGGTGGGGTGGCTCCGCGACCTCGCCGATCGCTACACCGCCGCCCGGCACGAGGTCAACCACCAGTGCATCACCCCCCAGGTCGATGCGCTGTCGACCGCGGACGCCGGGCTCGCGCTGCGGACGACGCCGGTGCTCGGCTCGACTCCGCCCGCGGTCTGGGTGCCGGAGTCGACGACGGCGCTGAACCTCGTCCGCGCGACCCCCGCCAGCGCGGCGGTACTGCCGGCGACCGCGCCCTCCATCGCGACGTCTCCCATGGTGCTGGCGACGAGCGCCGATGCCACCCAGGCGATCCAGGCCGCCGGGCAGGGGCCGACGCTCGCCAAGGCCGTCCTGCGGGCGGCCGCTGATCCGCACGGGTGGGGAGCACTCGGCCATCCGGACTGGGGCGTGATGCACTTCAGCATCCCCGATCCGGAGACGACCGCGAGCGGCTTGGCGACGATCTCGGCAGCCGCCGCGACCACCGCGGGCGTGGCGCCGCAGGACCTGTCGAAGACGATGTTCACGTCCTCGTCGGTCCAAGGTGGACTGCGTGCCCTGAATGGGGTGACGAGCACCGACCAGGACAGCGACGCATTGCTGTCCGCCGCCCGCCAGACCACGTCCGATGAGTCGCTGCGCAGCAAGCTCGGCGTCCTCGCCGTCCCGGAGCAGGACGTCTGGCGCTACAACGACGCATCGCCGAAGGTGCCGCTGCACGCCAGCTACCCGTGGGACGGCTCGCTCGGCGCCGACTACCCGTTCGTCACCACCCACGGGCAGTGGATGGATCCCCAGACCAACAAGGCGGCGACCGACTTCGCGAACTGGCTGCGCAGTGCGCCGGCTCAGGACCAGCTGGCCCGGGCCGGCCTGCGGCACGCGGACGGATCACCCGGCGCCCTGCGTGGCACCGGGATCTCGAAGGCCACGTTCGGTCCCACCCCGCTGCGCGGGGAGGGCGCGGCGGCCGCCGGACGGACCGCGTGGGCGCTGATCACCCGCCGGGTCTCCGTTCTCGGTCTCATCGACGTGTCGGGATCGATGTCGGAGGTCGTCCAGCCGGACGGTCAGACCAAGCTCGACCTCGCCCGGGCGGCCGCGGCCGGATCACTCAATCTCTTCTCCGCCGGCGATCAGATCGGGCTGTGGGAGTTCTCGACCGGGCTCGACGGCGCCCGGCCCTACAAGGAACTGGTGTCGCTCGGGCCGGCCGACGACAAGATCAATGGCATCGACCGGAGGGACGCGTCGGCGGCGGCGTACAAATCGCTTCAGGCCACGGGCGGCACCGCGCTCTACGCCTCGGTACTCGCGGCCGACGACGCGGCCAAGAACAACTACGTGACCCACGGCGTCAACACGATCGTGCTGCTCACCGACGGCCGGAACGAGGACGCATCGGGCGGCCCGGACCTGCCGACGCTGCTGAGCGACCTGCAGCAGACGGCCCGGAGCGACACCCCGGTGCACGTGATCACGATCGCCTACGGCAAGGACGCCGATACCGACGCGCTCGCCAAGATCGCCAAGGCATCGGGCGGGAAATCGTTCGTCGCGCCCGATCCGAGCACGATCGACGACGTCTTCATCAATGCCCTCGGCGCGGTCGGTTCGTGA
- a CDS encoding polysaccharide deacetylase family protein has protein sequence MHGRRNRPEVALTFHGAGDPGIARELLTIFAAHRAQVTVLAVGVWLDANPEMAKEITGAGHELGNHTWTHPVLADLGEPAVRDEVDRCRDLLHKLTGSPGAHFRQSSAQHSTPLIRQVAGAAGYPICLSYDVDSLDWTDPGPDAVRRNLAAARPGSVVSMHFGHPGTVVAMPGVLEDLTNRGLRPVSASRLLQS, from the coding sequence GTGCACGGCCGGCGCAATCGTCCCGAGGTGGCTCTGACGTTCCACGGGGCAGGCGATCCGGGCATCGCCCGCGAGTTGCTCACCATCTTCGCCGCGCACCGTGCCCAGGTCACCGTGCTCGCGGTGGGGGTGTGGCTCGATGCCAACCCGGAGATGGCGAAGGAGATCACCGGCGCCGGGCATGAGCTCGGCAACCACACCTGGACCCACCCGGTGCTCGCCGATCTCGGTGAACCCGCGGTACGGGACGAGGTCGACCGCTGCCGCGACCTGCTGCACAAGCTGACCGGCTCACCGGGCGCGCACTTCAGGCAGTCGTCGGCCCAGCATTCGACCCCCCTCATCCGTCAGGTGGCCGGCGCCGCCGGCTACCCGATCTGCCTCTCCTACGACGTCGATTCACTGGACTGGACCGATCCCGGACCGGACGCGGTGCGGCGCAACCTGGCCGCGGCCCGGCCCGGATCGGTGGTGAGCATGCACTTCGGCCATCCCGGCACGGTGGTCGCGATGCCCGGCGTGCTCGAGGATCTGACGAATCGCGGACTGCGGCCGGTCTCGGCAAGTAGGCTCCTGCAGTCGTGA
- a CDS encoding YncE family protein: MPPPVSPTDVYAAAGPGMLSPTVRGDRPLVYVPDTKSNDVYVIDQHTMRVINRFPVGREPQHVVPSYDLKTLYAVADAVPGGSLTPIDPKNGKPGRPIAVQDPYNMYFTPDGRYAIVVAEAYRRLDFYNPHTWRREHSLFLPQCGGVDHMDFTANGRLLLASCEFSDRMVVVDVEHRRLVRTIDLPQRSDGMPQDVKLSPDGKVFYVADMVANGVYLIDGAATHVLRFQPTGVGAHGLYVDRTGKRLFVTNRGEGSITVVDLATRRPMAKWRIPGGGSPDMGNLSADGKVFWVSGRYNNVVYAISTADGHLIKKIPVGTGPHGLCVWPQPGRYSLGHTGITR, translated from the coding sequence ATGCCGCCCCCGGTGTCGCCGACCGACGTCTACGCGGCCGCCGGCCCCGGGATGCTGAGTCCGACCGTGCGCGGCGACCGGCCGCTGGTCTACGTGCCGGACACCAAGAGCAACGACGTCTACGTCATCGACCAGCACACGATGCGGGTCATCAACCGTTTTCCGGTCGGACGAGAACCGCAGCACGTCGTGCCGTCCTACGACCTGAAGACGCTCTACGCCGTCGCCGACGCGGTACCCGGCGGAAGTCTCACCCCGATCGATCCGAAGAACGGCAAGCCTGGGCGTCCGATCGCGGTGCAGGACCCGTACAACATGTATTTCACCCCGGACGGCCGCTACGCGATCGTCGTCGCGGAAGCCTACCGGCGGCTGGACTTCTACAACCCGCACACCTGGCGGCGGGAACACTCGCTGTTCCTGCCGCAATGCGGTGGCGTCGACCACATGGATTTCACCGCCAACGGACGCCTGCTGCTGGCCAGTTGTGAGTTCAGCGACCGGATGGTGGTCGTCGACGTCGAGCACCGGCGGCTGGTGCGCACGATCGACCTGCCGCAGCGGTCGGACGGCATGCCGCAGGACGTGAAGCTCTCACCCGACGGCAAGGTCTTCTACGTCGCCGACATGGTGGCCAACGGCGTGTACCTGATCGACGGGGCCGCCACCCACGTCCTGCGTTTCCAGCCGACCGGCGTCGGCGCCCACGGTCTGTACGTCGACCGCACCGGGAAGCGGCTCTTCGTCACCAACCGCGGCGAGGGCAGCATCACGGTCGTCGATCTCGCGACCCGCCGCCCGATGGCGAAGTGGCGCATCCCCGGCGGCGGCAGCCCCGACATGGGCAACCTCTCGGCCGACGGTAAAGTTTTCTGGGTCTCCGGTAGGTACAACAACGTGGTTTATGCAATCAGCACGGCCGACGGACATCTCATCAAGAAGATTCCGGTCGGCACCGGTCCGCACGGACTGTGCGTATGGCCGCAGCCCGGCCGCTACTCGTTGGGGCACACCGGCATCACACGGTGA
- a CDS encoding LCP family protein, whose protein sequence is MACLLVAVAAVGYAAYQHYDDQIHRVNVLATKDPNIKEATRQLHAQNFLLIGSDTRAGADKSFETSPGEVSGARSDTTILAHISPTGAKATMVSFPRDAWVHVPSCQKSGGQQTKPYQGSFNSAFELGGPACTIRLVQSMTGIKITHFVQVDFSGFTNMVRALGGVPVCSPTTVDDPKSGLRLHPGTQMITGTQALAYVRARYTLGDGSDLDRIKRQQSFLGSVIRVATSKGILFNPGRLKSFLDAATRSVTLDKGTHITDLYNLAGRLRHLDPAHATFFTAPIANRDYAPPGYPANAGKVLLDQAAGTRLWKDIIDDSTVTTKSPAAHRSGTPKKSPSPKPSSKPTPKPSQPGAINASDKKCTV, encoded by the coding sequence GTGGCGTGTCTTCTGGTCGCGGTGGCCGCTGTGGGCTACGCGGCCTACCAGCACTACGACGACCAGATCCACCGGGTCAATGTGCTCGCCACCAAGGACCCGAACATCAAGGAAGCGACGCGGCAACTGCACGCGCAGAACTTCCTGCTCATCGGTTCCGACACCCGCGCCGGAGCGGACAAGTCCTTCGAGACGAGCCCCGGCGAGGTGAGCGGTGCGCGGTCGGACACCACGATCCTGGCCCACATCTCGCCGACGGGTGCGAAGGCGACGATGGTGAGCTTCCCGCGCGATGCCTGGGTGCACGTGCCGTCCTGTCAGAAGTCGGGCGGACAGCAGACCAAGCCCTACCAGGGATCCTTCAACTCCGCGTTCGAACTGGGCGGGCCGGCCTGCACGATCCGGCTGGTGCAGTCGATGACCGGGATCAAGATCACCCATTTCGTCCAGGTCGACTTCAGCGGCTTCACCAACATGGTGCGGGCGTTGGGCGGCGTACCGGTCTGCTCACCCACCACCGTCGACGATCCGAAGAGCGGACTTCGGCTGCATCCGGGCACCCAGATGATCACCGGAACCCAGGCGCTGGCCTATGTCCGGGCGCGGTACACCCTCGGTGACGGCTCGGACCTCGACCGGATCAAGCGCCAACAGAGCTTCCTCGGTTCGGTGATCCGGGTGGCGACGAGTAAGGGGATCCTGTTCAACCCGGGCCGGCTGAAGTCCTTCCTCGACGCGGCGACCCGCTCGGTGACGCTCGACAAGGGCACGCACATCACCGACCTCTACAACCTGGCCGGCCGGCTGCGGCATCTCGACCCGGCCCACGCGACGTTCTTCACGGCGCCGATCGCCAATCGTGACTATGCCCCGCCGGGATACCCCGCCAACGCTGGCAAGGTGCTCCTCGACCAGGCCGCGGGCACACGGTTGTGGAAGGACATCATCGACGACAGCACGGTGACGACGAAGTCGCCGGCGGCACACCGCAGCGGCACGCCGAAGAAGTCGCCGTCGCCCAAGCCGTCGTCCAAGCCCACGCCGAAGCCCAGCCAGCCCGGTGCGATCAACGCCTCCGACAAGAAGTGCACCGTCTGA
- the pstB gene encoding phosphate ABC transporter ATP-binding protein PstB → MAKRIDVSGLNVHYGKFLAVADVSMSIDPRTVTALIGPSGCGKSTFLRTLNRLHEVIPGARVEGKVLLDDEDIYGADVDPVNVRRVIGMVFQRPNPFPTMSIYDNVVAGIKLRGRHSRSEMDSVVERSLRGANLWTEVADRLKRPGGSLSGGQQQRLCIARAIAVEPQVLLMDEPCSALDPISTLAIEDLIGELKERYTIVIVTHNMQQAARVSDRTGFFTLAGVGEPGRLIEMDDTQKIFSNPTEKKTEEYITGRFG, encoded by the coding sequence ATGGCCAAACGCATCGACGTCTCCGGCCTCAACGTCCACTACGGGAAGTTCCTCGCGGTGGCAGATGTGTCGATGTCGATCGACCCGCGCACCGTCACCGCACTCATCGGGCCGTCCGGATGCGGCAAGTCGACGTTCCTGCGGACGCTCAACCGGCTGCACGAGGTGATCCCCGGCGCGCGGGTCGAGGGCAAGGTCCTGCTCGACGACGAGGACATCTACGGAGCCGACGTCGACCCGGTCAACGTTCGTCGGGTGATCGGGATGGTCTTCCAGCGCCCCAACCCCTTCCCGACGATGTCCATCTACGACAACGTCGTGGCCGGCATCAAGCTGCGTGGCCGGCACAGCCGGTCGGAGATGGACAGCGTCGTGGAGCGGTCGCTGCGCGGCGCCAACCTCTGGACCGAGGTCGCGGATCGGCTCAAGCGTCCCGGCGGGAGTCTCTCCGGCGGCCAGCAGCAGCGGCTGTGCATCGCCCGGGCGATCGCCGTGGAGCCGCAGGTGCTGCTGATGGACGAGCCGTGCTCCGCACTCGACCCGATCTCCACGCTCGCGATCGAGGACCTCATCGGCGAGCTCAAGGAGCGCTACACGATCGTCATCGTCACGCACAACATGCAACAGGCCGCCCGGGTGAGCGACCGCACCGGGTTCTTCACCCTCGCCGGCGTCGGCGAGCCCGGTCGGCTCATCGAGATGGACGACACCCAGAAGATCTTCAGCAACCCGACCGAGAAGAAGACCGAGGAATACATCACCGGCCGGTTCGGCTGA
- the pstA gene encoding phosphate ABC transporter permease PstA encodes MTALTVDQWDGGASLRGRRLPRWSFFAVAAAVLLATWGVFAITPLQGRVDYFVVAVPAYLAVQTIVAAVVEGGRRAKDRLATLALGVCFIVALIPLVGVLGYTIVKGVARLDPTFLTHSMRSVAEQDANGGAYHAIVGTIEQVGIATLIAVPIGLLVAIYLVEYSRGRLGRVVSFFVDVMTGLPSIVAGLFIYAFWVLALGMGYSGFAGSLALLVLMLPTIVRSAEEVLKLVPNELREASYALGVPKWRTIMRVVLPTAIPGIATGIMLAIARVIGETAPLLLTVGFASSINNNPFSGPQEGLPLFVFTESGLPNQTALDRAWAGALTLIIIVMVLSLLARLVARFARARG; translated from the coding sequence GTGACCGCGCTGACAGTCGACCAGTGGGACGGCGGCGCATCGCTGCGCGGCCGGCGGCTGCCCAGGTGGAGCTTTTTCGCCGTCGCAGCAGCGGTTCTGCTCGCGACATGGGGCGTATTCGCGATCACCCCGCTGCAGGGACGGGTCGACTACTTCGTTGTCGCCGTTCCCGCCTACCTCGCGGTCCAGACGATCGTGGCCGCGGTGGTCGAGGGCGGCCGGCGGGCGAAGGACCGGCTGGCCACCCTCGCGTTGGGCGTGTGCTTCATCGTCGCGCTGATCCCGCTGGTCGGCGTACTCGGCTACACCATCGTCAAGGGCGTCGCCCGGCTCGACCCCACCTTCCTGACCCATTCGATGCGCAGCGTCGCCGAACAGGACGCCAACGGCGGCGCCTATCACGCGATCGTCGGGACCATCGAACAGGTCGGCATCGCGACCCTGATCGCGGTGCCGATCGGGCTGCTGGTGGCGATCTACCTGGTCGAATACAGCCGCGGCCGGCTCGGGCGGGTGGTGAGCTTCTTCGTCGACGTGATGACCGGGCTGCCGTCGATCGTCGCGGGTCTGTTCATCTACGCCTTCTGGGTGCTCGCCCTCGGCATGGGCTACTCCGGGTTCGCCGGGTCGCTGGCGCTGCTGGTGCTGATGCTGCCGACGATCGTCCGCTCGGCGGAGGAGGTCCTGAAGCTCGTCCCCAACGAACTCCGGGAGGCGAGCTACGCCCTCGGGGTGCCTAAGTGGCGGACGATCATGCGGGTCGTGCTGCCCACCGCGATACCCGGCATCGCCACCGGGATCATGCTCGCCATCGCCCGGGTCATCGGGGAGACCGCACCGCTGCTGCTGACCGTCGGCTTCGCGTCGTCGATCAACAACAACCCCTTCAGCGGCCCTCAGGAGGGCCTGCCGCTGTTCGTCTTCACCGAGTCCGGGCTGCCCAACCAGACTGCGCTGGACCGGGCGTGGGCCGGGGCCCTCACCTTGATCATCATCGTGATGGTGCTGAGCCTGCTGGCTCGGCTCGTTGCCCGATTCGCCCGCGCCCGCGGCTGA
- the pstC gene encoding phosphate ABC transporter permease subunit PstC: protein MQEDVVSGGAGDGSPRRQLSADGRQLTDHNASRGDAAFRGLTRTAGVSVLVLIAAIAVFLIAKAVPAIQKDTVNFFTSSAWSPDASPSVFGIAALAAGTLVSSVLALIIGVPIAVGVALFISHYAPRRLAQGLGYIVDLLAAVPSVVYGLWALVYLVPAMVPLSKWLHTYLGFIPIFASDGTYGKSLLVGGVVLAVMILPIVAAISREVFLLAPREHIEAAYALGATRWETMRMVVLPYGRPGVISATVLGFGRALGETIAVALILPANYIATLHILEPKGNSIAANIANVYGDAGDIGRGALIASGLVLFAITLVVNIGARLVVARRREFRAAT from the coding sequence ATGCAGGAGGACGTGGTCTCCGGAGGCGCTGGCGACGGGTCACCCCGTCGCCAGCTCTCCGCGGACGGACGCCAGCTCACCGACCACAACGCCTCCCGGGGCGACGCGGCGTTCCGAGGACTCACCAGGACGGCGGGAGTCTCCGTTCTGGTCCTGATTGCGGCGATCGCAGTCTTTCTCATCGCCAAGGCCGTGCCGGCGATCCAAAAGGACACGGTCAACTTCTTCACCTCGAGCGCGTGGAGCCCGGACGCATCGCCCTCGGTGTTCGGTATCGCGGCCCTCGCCGCCGGCACTCTGGTGAGCTCGGTGCTCGCGCTCATCATCGGCGTACCTATCGCCGTCGGGGTGGCGTTGTTCATCAGCCACTACGCACCACGCCGGCTCGCGCAGGGGCTGGGCTACATCGTCGACCTGCTCGCCGCGGTGCCGAGCGTCGTCTACGGCCTGTGGGCGCTGGTGTACCTGGTGCCCGCCATGGTCCCGCTCTCGAAATGGCTGCACACCTACCTCGGATTCATCCCGATCTTCGCCTCGGACGGCACTTACGGAAAATCACTGCTTGTCGGCGGTGTCGTCCTGGCAGTCATGATCCTGCCGATCGTCGCGGCAATCAGCCGCGAGGTGTTCCTGCTCGCTCCCCGCGAGCACATCGAGGCGGCCTACGCCTTGGGTGCGACGAGGTGGGAGACGATGCGCATGGTCGTGCTCCCCTACGGTCGGCCCGGGGTCATCAGCGCGACGGTCCTCGGTTTCGGCCGGGCACTCGGTGAGACGATCGCGGTCGCACTGATCCTGCCGGCCAACTACATCGCGACACTGCACATTCTCGAACCCAAGGGAAACTCCATCGCGGCCAACATCGCCAACGTCTACGGCGACGCCGGTGACATCGGGCGAGGTGCGCTCATCGCCTCCGGGCTGGTGCTCTTCGCCATCACACTCGTCGTCAACATCGGCGCCCGGCTGGTCGTGGCCCGCCGACGCGAATTCCGGGCCGCGACGTGA
- the pstS gene encoding phosphate ABC transporter substrate-binding protein PstS, with product MKHRFATSACLLAAGALALAACGSDNNSSSASAGSTKAAKTSDIACASGQLQLAGSTAQTNAMSEWIKNYQNACSDATINYGGGGSGQGVQNFQDGTIDFAGSDFPLAAGEEQSKANARCKSGPAINLPMVPGPIAVAYNVPGVKNLSLSAATIGQIFSGKISKWNDSAIKKDNPGVNLPSTGIQSFHRSDGSGTSYNFTNYLSHDAKSAWTYGANKAWPAPGGQGEKGTAGVAQGVKSTPGGIGYMELSYATQNNLPFAKVGNAAGKMVALTTANTQNFLAKATVGSGNNLPLTFDYANPDANAYPNALVTYEIVCSKGNPSDKKALIKNFLTYLASSSGQGVLPGQSYVKLPANIQSKVQAAIKTVS from the coding sequence GTGAAGCACCGCTTCGCCACCAGCGCCTGCCTGCTCGCCGCAGGCGCACTCGCGCTCGCCGCCTGTGGCTCGGACAACAACAGCTCCTCGGCGTCGGCCGGCAGCACCAAGGCCGCGAAGACGTCCGACATCGCCTGTGCGAGCGGGCAGTTGCAACTCGCCGGCTCGACGGCCCAGACCAACGCCATGTCGGAGTGGATCAAGAACTACCAGAACGCCTGCTCCGACGCGACCATCAACTACGGCGGTGGTGGGTCCGGCCAGGGCGTGCAGAACTTCCAGGACGGCACGATCGACTTCGCCGGCTCGGACTTCCCGCTCGCCGCCGGGGAGGAGCAGAGCAAGGCCAACGCCCGCTGCAAGAGCGGCCCGGCCATCAACCTGCCGATGGTGCCCGGCCCGATCGCGGTCGCCTACAACGTGCCGGGTGTGAAGAACCTCAGCCTGTCTGCGGCGACGATCGGCCAGATCTTCTCCGGGAAGATCAGCAAGTGGAACGACTCGGCAATCAAGAAGGACAACCCGGGCGTCAACCTTCCGTCGACCGGCATCCAGTCGTTCCACCGGTCCGACGGATCGGGAACTTCCTACAACTTCACCAACTACCTGAGCCACGACGCCAAGAGCGCCTGGACCTACGGCGCGAACAAGGCCTGGCCGGCTCCTGGCGGTCAGGGCGAGAAGGGTACGGCGGGAGTCGCGCAGGGCGTGAAGTCGACGCCGGGCGGCATCGGCTACATGGAGCTCTCCTACGCGACGCAGAACAACCTGCCGTTCGCCAAGGTGGGCAACGCCGCGGGCAAGATGGTCGCGCTGACCACGGCGAATACGCAGAACTTCCTGGCCAAGGCGACCGTCGGCAGCGGTAACAACCTGCCGCTGACCTTCGACTACGCCAACCCCGACGCCAACGCCTATCCGAACGCGCTCGTCACCTACGAGATCGTCTGCTCGAAGGGCAACCCGTCGGACAAGAAGGCGCTGATCAAGAACTTCCTGACCTACCTGGCCAGCTCCAGCGGCCAAGGGGTGCTCCCCGGGCAGTCCTACGTGAAGCTGCCGGCCAACATCCAGTCCAAGGTCCAGGCGGCCATCAAGACGGTCAGCTGA
- the mshD gene encoding mycothiol synthase, which yields MTVDVASPGRLSADEIAEVLSLVAAADAADGVNPLSEQVLLHLRHGGDPAARNLLARERGILVGYAHLDTDPIAGSSAELAVHPDHRRAGIGAALLEALERAGPDGRLGLWAHGRLAGAGALARSHGYVEERVLWRMRRSLDTPIDEVRLPAGVRLRAFVPGQDEQAWLEVNNRAFADHPDQGRWTLDDVYEREQEPWFDPAGFLLAESESDGALLGFHWTKVHGGGQHEEPIGEVYVLGIDPAAQGRGLGPTLTLAGLRYLQAKGLTQVMLYVDESNSAAMRVYERLGFTRWDVDVQFRRGDRPKPGPVG from the coding sequence GTGACCGTCGACGTCGCATCCCCGGGGCGGCTCTCTGCGGACGAGATCGCCGAGGTGTTGAGCCTGGTCGCCGCGGCCGATGCCGCCGACGGAGTGAACCCGTTGTCGGAGCAGGTTCTGCTGCACCTGCGGCACGGTGGTGACCCGGCGGCCCGCAACCTGCTCGCCCGCGAGCGCGGCATCCTGGTTGGTTACGCGCACCTCGACACCGACCCGATCGCCGGGTCGAGCGCCGAGCTCGCCGTCCATCCCGACCACCGCCGGGCGGGGATCGGCGCGGCCCTGCTCGAGGCGCTGGAGCGGGCCGGCCCGGACGGCCGGCTCGGGCTGTGGGCCCACGGCCGGCTGGCCGGTGCCGGGGCCCTCGCACGCAGCCACGGCTACGTCGAGGAACGGGTCCTGTGGCGGATGCGCAGATCGCTGGACACCCCGATCGACGAGGTGCGGCTGCCGGCCGGCGTCCGCCTCCGCGCGTTCGTCCCGGGCCAGGACGAGCAGGCCTGGCTCGAGGTCAACAACCGCGCGTTCGCCGATCACCCCGACCAGGGCCGCTGGACCCTCGACGACGTGTACGAGCGGGAGCAGGAACCGTGGTTCGACCCGGCGGGATTCCTGCTGGCCGAGAGCGAATCCGACGGCGCGCTCCTCGGCTTCCACTGGACCAAGGTGCACGGGGGCGGGCAGCACGAGGAGCCGATCGGCGAGGTCTACGTCCTCGGGATCGACCCGGCGGCGCAGGGCAGGGGACTCGGCCCGACGCTCACCCTCGCCGGTCTGCGCTACCTGCAGGCGAAAGGGCTCACCCAGGTCATGCTCTACGTCGACGAGTCCAACTCCGCGGCGATGCGGGTCTACGAGCGGCTCGGGTTCACCCGCTGGGACGTCGACGTGCAGTTCCGACGCGGAGACAGGCCCAAACCTGGACCGGTCGGGTGA
- a CDS encoding response regulator transcription factor codes for MDLLLMTTARQPTAEVLPALGLLPHRVAVVRPEISVMLDAPAVDAVLVDARRDLSAARSLLRLLSTTGVACPVVAVLTEGGLAALAADWGVDDVVLDTAGPAEVEARLRLAVGRRSGSESATSALTRVGDLAVDEDTYTARLRGRPIDLTYKEFELLKFLAQHAGRVFSRAQLLQEVWGYDYYGGTRTVDVHVRRLRAKLGAEHEALIGTVRNVGYKFVRPTAGGTSTEADATVQQ; via the coding sequence GTGGACCTGTTGCTGATGACCACGGCACGCCAGCCCACCGCCGAGGTCCTGCCTGCGCTGGGGTTGCTGCCCCACCGGGTGGCGGTCGTCCGGCCCGAGATCAGCGTCATGCTCGACGCGCCGGCGGTTGACGCCGTACTCGTCGACGCCCGCCGGGACCTGTCGGCCGCGCGCAGCCTGCTCCGTCTGCTCAGTACCACGGGCGTGGCCTGCCCGGTGGTCGCCGTACTCACCGAGGGCGGGCTGGCCGCCCTGGCCGCCGACTGGGGGGTCGACGACGTGGTCCTCGACACCGCCGGCCCGGCCGAGGTGGAGGCGCGGCTGCGGCTCGCCGTCGGTCGGCGTAGCGGCAGCGAGAGCGCGACGAGCGCGCTGACCCGGGTCGGTGACCTCGCCGTCGACGAGGACACCTACACCGCACGGCTGCGCGGGCGGCCGATCGACCTGACCTACAAGGAGTTCGAGCTGCTGAAGTTCCTGGCCCAGCACGCCGGCCGGGTCTTCTCCCGCGCGCAACTCCTGCAGGAGGTCTGGGGCTACGACTACTACGGCGGGACCCGGACGGTCGACGTACACGTACGCCGGCTGCGGGCCAAGCTCGGCGCCGAGCACGAGGCGCTGATCGGCACCGTCCGCAACGTCGGTTACAAGTTCGTCCGCCCGACGGCAGGCGGCACGAGCACGGAGGCGGACGCCACGGTCCAGCAGTGA